Part of the Synechococcus sp. HK01-R genome is shown below.
TCAGGTGTCTGAGGTGCTGTCGCACCCCCAGGCTTTGGCTCAGTGCAGCGGTTGGCTGGCGCGTCATCTTCCCAATGCCCTTCAGCTACCCACCAGCTCCACCGCAGAAGCGGCCCGCATGGTGCGGGGCAGTCAGTTCCGCGCGGCGATTGCGAGTCGTTCCCTGGCAGAGGAGGGAGTGTTGGAGTCACTTGCTTATCCGATTAACGATGCCAGCGGAAACTGCACCCGATTCCTGCTGCTGCAGCGTGGCGAGCGGCGCTTGGAGGGAGATGTCGCCAGCCTTGCCTTCTCTCTGCACCGCAATGCACCAGGTGCCTTGCTGGAGGCCCTCACTGCGGTAGCAACGCTTGGGCTGAACATGAGCAGGATCGAGTCGCGCCCCTCAAAACGGGAGCTTGGGGAATATGTGTTCTTCATGGATGTGGAGCTTCCTGCAGAGCAGGGAGGAGAGGTGCTCCGCCAACTCACTGAACTTCTGACCCCTCTTTGTGAGCACCTGGCTCAGTTCGGCGCTTACCCCAGTTCGGAGTTGGCTGCGGATTGACCCCCACTGGGGCTGATTCTGAAGACGCCGAACTGCATCAAACCAGTGGCGAAGGCCCAGTGCATGAGCAGCAGGGTGGGAGTTTCGCGGAGGCCTTGGAGG
Proteins encoded:
- the pheA gene encoding prephenate dehydratase, giving the protein MTTRVAFLGPQGTYGERAARAMVELEALDPVELLPCPGLRSVVDHVADGRCEAAVVPVENSVEGGVTTSLDALWAHPDLCIRRALVLPIRHALLSSGRLDQVSEVLSHPQALAQCSGWLARHLPNALQLPTSSTAEAARMVRGSQFRAAIASRSLAEEGVLESLAYPINDASGNCTRFLLLQRGERRLEGDVASLAFSLHRNAPGALLEALTAVATLGLNMSRIESRPSKRELGEYVFFMDVELPAEQGGEVLRQLTELLTPLCEHLAQFGAYPSSELAAD